GGCGGTGTCCTGCTGCTGCTCGCCGGTGGCTTGCCGGCCATAGGCGCGAGGTGGGGGCTCTGTCCGGCGGTTTCCCAGGACATCTACTACCGGAAGGCCAAGGAGGAGGGGTGGAGGCTCGCAGCGCCTTCAAGCTCATGCAGATCGACCAAGAGTTCAACATCTTCCACGGTCTCGTCTGAAACCAATCAGCTTTCTCGCCTTCCTGCCACTTTGCTTCCATTGGTGTGCAGCATCAAATTAACCACATGCTGCTTTCCTTTTGCTGTTCATGTGTGCAGGAGTGAAGCGTGCCGTTGACCTGTGCGCTGCTCCTGGGAGCTGGAGCCAGGTAGTCACAAGCTCGGTTTCCCACATCCATGCTTGTATCCCTTTGTTCAATTGCTTATCTCAATCGCAATTGCAGATTTTGAGCCACAATTTGTATCTACCGCAAAGCTATCATCTGACGGCAAGTGAGTAGCAGTGTCAGTGCGAACATCTTATGTTCTAACATAATTTCATTCTTTGTATCTGATTGTTTCTGTGCTCTGCTTACAGCAGACATGGTGGCCGGAATTGATCTGCAACCGATGGCTCCGATAGAAGGTGTTATACAAGTGCAGGGCGACATCACCAATGCTCGGGCAGCGGAAGTGGTGAGATGGATAGATCGACGCATAGATAAATTCTTTGTAATAAAACTTTTGCTTGTATTGCTGTAACAGATGTACATATGCTGCCAGGTTATCAGGCACTTTGATGGATGTAGAGCAGACTTGGTTGTCTATGATGCCGCCCCTGATGGTAAGCTTGCATTGCTAGACAAGTGGTCCATAACCATCTTACATGTGTTTATGGTACTTCTGTTTCTTACTTTGCTTTGGATGATTGCAGTTACTGGACTTCATGATATGGACGAGTTTGTTCAGTCTTCAGTCCCAGCTTATATTGGCAGTTGGTATAATTTTCTCTGTCTCTGCATATCAATTTAGATCAGATATACTTTCTGGAAGTAATTTGCAGTATCCATAAGATGCGGTGTCCAAAAATAATGCTACCTTAACCCTGAAG
This region of Triticum aestivum cultivar Chinese Spring chromosome 2D, IWGSC CS RefSeq v2.1, whole genome shotgun sequence genomic DNA includes:
- the LOC123051523 gene encoding putative tRNA (cytidine(32)/guanosine(34)-2'-O)-methyltransferase isoform X2, with the protein product MGGRREREGRGEVRRCPAAARRWLAGHRREVGALSGGFPGHLLPEGQGGGVEARSAFKLMQIDQEFNIFHGVKRAVDLCAAPGSWSQILSHNLYLPQSYHLTATDMVAGIDLQPMAPIEGVIQVQGDITNARAAEVVIRHFDGCRADLVVYDAAPDVTGLHDMDEFVQSSVPAYIGSWYNFLCLCISI
- the LOC123051523 gene encoding putative tRNA (cytidine(32)/guanosine(34)-2'-O)-methyltransferase isoform X3; amino-acid sequence: MGGRREREGRGEVRRCPAAARRWLAGHRREVGALSGGFPGHLLPEGQGGGVEARSAFKLMQIDQEFNIFHGVKRAVDLCAAPGSWSQILSHNLYLPQSYHLTANMVAGIDLQPMAPIEGVIQVQGDITNARAAEVVIRHFDGCRADLVVYDAAPDVTGLHDMDEFVQSSVPAYIGSWYNFLCLCISI
- the LOC123051523 gene encoding putative tRNA (cytidine(32)/guanosine(34)-2'-O)-methyltransferase isoform X1, which encodes MGGRREREGRGEVRRCPAAARRWLAGHRREVGALSGGFPGHLLPEGQGGGVEARSAFKLMQIDQEFNIFHGVKRAVDLCAAPGSWSQVVTSSVSHIHACIPLFNCLSQSQLQILSHNLYLPQSYHLTANMVAGIDLQPMAPIEGVIQVQGDITNARAAEVVIRHFDGCRADLVVYDAAPDVTGLHDMDEFVQSSVPAYIGSWYNFLCLCISI